One genomic segment of Aquipluma nitroreducens includes these proteins:
- a CDS encoding phosphosulfolactate synthase, whose protein sequence is MNFRLPHMPERPAQPRNSGVTMVMDKGLSLREAEDLCDISAPYCDLIKLGFGTSIITNRLLDKIKLYKSAGLKPYFGGTLFEAFAVRNMLDEYRRFLDEYEMEMVEVSDGVMELDHELKCKHITDFSKDYIVLSEVGTKLKGKEISNEKWISYMQTELEAGAWKVIAEARESGNMGIYNDDGSANFELILGIKKAVDPDVILWEAPLKNQQVWFIKLLGPNVNLGNIATNEIIPLETLRLGLRGDTLLTFLPCIHNWDI, encoded by the coding sequence ATGAATTTTCGATTGCCACACATGCCTGAGCGACCAGCACAACCTCGCAACAGCGGAGTTACCATGGTTATGGACAAAGGATTAAGTTTGCGCGAAGCTGAGGATTTATGCGATATTTCAGCACCATACTGCGACCTGATTAAATTGGGTTTTGGAACTTCTATCATTACCAACCGGTTGCTCGATAAAATCAAACTTTACAAATCAGCCGGATTGAAACCCTATTTCGGAGGTACGCTGTTCGAAGCATTTGCCGTTCGCAACATGCTCGATGAATACCGTCGTTTTCTGGATGAATACGAAATGGAAATGGTCGAAGTATCTGACGGAGTCATGGAACTGGATCACGAGCTAAAATGCAAACACATTACCGATTTCAGTAAAGATTACATTGTTTTGTCTGAAGTTGGAACAAAGCTAAAAGGCAAGGAAATTTCGAATGAGAAGTGGATTTCCTACATGCAAACCGAATTGGAAGCCGGTGCATGGAAAGTAATTGCAGAAGCCCGCGAAAGTGGCAATATGGGAATTTATAACGACGATGGCTCGGCCAACTTCGAGCTAATCTTAGGAATTAAGAAAGCTGTCGATCCGGATGTCATTCTTTGGGAAGCACCGCTTAAAAATCAACAAGTTTGGTTTATCAAACTTCTTGGCCCCAACGTAAATTTGGGAAATATTGCAACTAACGAAATCATTCCGCTTGAAACGCTTAGACTTGGCCTTCGTGGCGATACTTTGCTCACCTTTTTACCCTGCATACATAACTGGGATATATAG
- a CDS encoding cysteine hydrolase family protein, translating into MKPILLLIDIQNDYFSGGKMELIKMDEATENAQKLLSHFRKNKLPIVFIQHLATKPNASFFIPGTSGAEIHNSIRPLDNETVIIKNFPNSFRNTNLQEHLQSLNSTNLVICGAMSHMCVDTTTRAATDLGYSCTLIADACATRDLVFNDQKVKAADVQIAYMAALNGTFAQVISTDQFMESMIK; encoded by the coding sequence ATGAAACCAATACTTTTATTAATCGATATTCAGAACGATTATTTCTCAGGAGGAAAAATGGAGCTCATCAAAATGGATGAAGCCACCGAAAATGCTCAAAAGCTCCTCTCCCATTTCAGAAAGAATAAATTACCCATTGTTTTCATTCAACATTTGGCGACGAAGCCAAATGCAAGTTTTTTTATTCCGGGCACTTCCGGAGCCGAAATACACAATTCTATCCGACCTCTCGATAATGAAACCGTAATTATCAAGAATTTTCCAAACAGTTTTAGGAATACCAATTTGCAGGAGCATTTGCAGTCGCTAAACTCGACCAACCTGGTAATTTGTGGGGCAATGAGCCATATGTGTGTTGATACAACTACAAGAGCGGCTACTGATCTGGGTTACTCGTGTACACTAATTGCTGACGCCTGCGCTACACGCGATCTGGTATTTAATGATCAAAAAGTAAAAGCGGCTGATGTGCAAATTGCTTATATGGCAGCACTAAACGGTACTTTTGCTCAGGTTATTTCTACCGATCAATTTATGGAGTCAATGATAAAATAA
- a CDS encoding TIM barrel protein yields the protein MTNRRNFLRTSVALAAATMISPTFAFAPEKKVIGLQLYTVRDKIKLDLKSTLEKVAKIGYNSAEAAGYNVAEGTFYGMTPKAFAEFLNGLGMPLTSSHTTFELDTAEKVIADAASTGAKYIIYPFLADKFRTNLDGWKATAEKFNKMGEIAKKNGIQFGYHNHAFEFEKMEDQIPYDLLLSQTDPSLVTFEMDLYWVTKGGYNPVDYFKKYPGRFQLWHVKDMTKTDDMFFAPVGSGRIDFSGIFAEKKTAGMKYFFVEQDSFKYLDAYESIEMSFKYLSQAKFL from the coding sequence ATGACTAATCGCAGAAATTTTTTAAGAACATCAGTGGCTTTAGCCGCTGCAACAATGATTTCCCCAACGTTTGCCTTTGCTCCGGAGAAGAAAGTGATCGGGTTGCAGTTGTACACCGTACGCGATAAAATTAAGCTCGATTTAAAATCTACTCTTGAAAAAGTAGCTAAGATTGGGTATAATTCGGCTGAGGCAGCGGGTTACAACGTTGCGGAAGGAACTTTCTACGGAATGACTCCAAAGGCTTTTGCTGAATTTTTGAATGGTTTGGGAATGCCATTGACCAGTTCGCATACCACTTTTGAACTTGATACAGCCGAGAAAGTCATAGCCGATGCTGCATCAACGGGTGCCAAATACATTATTTATCCATTTTTGGCCGATAAGTTTCGTACCAATTTAGATGGATGGAAAGCGACGGCTGAGAAGTTCAATAAAATGGGCGAAATTGCCAAGAAGAATGGTATTCAATTCGGATATCACAACCATGCTTTTGAATTCGAAAAGATGGAAGATCAGATTCCGTATGATTTGCTGCTTTCGCAGACCGATCCATCGCTCGTAACTTTTGAAATGGATCTGTATTGGGTGACCAAGGGTGGCTATAATCCTGTTGATTATTTCAAGAAATATCCGGGTCGTTTTCAGTTATGGCATGTAAAAGACATGACAAAAACGGATGATATGTTTTTTGCCCCTGTAGGTTCAGGTCGAATTGATTTTTCTGGTATTTTTGCTGAGAAGAAAACTGCAGGAATGAAATATTTCTTTGTCGAGCAAGACAGCTTCAAATATCTTGATGCTTATGAAAGTATTGAAATGAGCTTTAAATACTTAAGTCAGGCTAAATTTTTATAA
- a CDS encoding TlpA family protein disulfide reductase, producing the protein MKLRIVDSMLIFLICSSFLSIAQEETTFVKLADPVPEFEFEKSPGKTMNISELKGKTVLITFFATWCGPCKKELPFIQSDIYNKLRKNPNFEILIFGREHNWDEVNRFKAANKFSMPFYPDPDRKVYSKFAGQYIPRNFLISPEGKILFSSIGFNEKDFKILKETIDNQVKRN; encoded by the coding sequence ATGAAACTCAGAATTGTAGACTCCATGCTTATCTTTTTGATTTGTTCTTCATTTTTGAGTATTGCTCAGGAAGAAACAACATTTGTGAAACTGGCAGATCCTGTTCCTGAATTTGAATTCGAGAAAAGTCCGGGAAAAACGATGAATATTTCAGAGCTGAAAGGAAAAACTGTATTAATCACTTTCTTTGCAACATGGTGTGGCCCGTGCAAAAAGGAACTACCTTTTATTCAGTCTGATATATACAATAAATTAAGAAAGAACCCTAACTTCGAAATACTTATTTTTGGTCGCGAACACAATTGGGATGAAGTCAACAGATTTAAGGCAGCCAATAAATTTTCAATGCCTTTTTATCCCGACCCCGACCGAAAGGTATACTCAAAGTTTGCCGGGCAATATATTCCCCGAAATTTTCTAATATCTCCGGAAGGAAAGATTCTTTTTAGTTCGATAGGTTTTAACGAAAAAGATTTCAAAATACTAAAAGAAACTATTGATAATCAAGTAAAACGAAATTGA
- a CDS encoding RidA family protein, translated as MKRIIQTNNAPAAIGPYSQAVEVNGTLYISGQIPLDPVSMKIVEGGIQEQTTQVLNNIGAILKEAGYDYKDVVKSTCLLSDMANFKAMNEIYAKYYTEDAPARAAFAVKELPLGVLIEIETIAVK; from the coding sequence ATGAAAAGAATCATTCAAACGAACAATGCCCCGGCAGCAATTGGGCCATACAGTCAGGCTGTTGAAGTAAACGGAACGTTATATATTTCCGGTCAAATTCCTCTTGATCCAGTCTCAATGAAAATTGTTGAAGGTGGAATTCAGGAACAGACCACGCAAGTTTTAAATAATATTGGTGCTATTTTAAAAGAAGCAGGATACGATTACAAGGATGTCGTGAAATCGACCTGTTTATTAAGCGATATGGCTAATTTTAAAGCCATGAACGAGATCTATGCGAAATACTATACCGAAGATGCTCCAGCAAGAGCCGCTTTTGCTGTTAAGGAATTGCCATTAGGTGTTCTTATCGAGATTGAAACAATTGCAGTTAAGTAA
- the trxB gene encoding thioredoxin-disulfide reductase, which translates to MFKAMNLDDSTGKSASQVTDTEKVKCLIIGSGPAGYTAAIYAARANLSPVMYEGLQPGGQLTTTTEVENFPGYPEGITGPVLMEDLKAQAARFGTDIRWGLATKVDFSGPVHKVWIDENKIVESEVVIIATGATAKYLGIDDEKKYAGSGVSACATCDGFFYRGKDIAVVGGGDTAAEEAIYLAGLVNKVYLIVRRNELRASKVMQERVFRTKNIEVLWEHQTKGLIGDGVVEGAILWKKKGTPEEEEVTIKIDGFFLAIGHKPNSDFVKEYIDTDEVGYIKTIPGSSKTNVSGVFACGDVQDSIYRQAVTAAGSGCMAAMDAERYLSEKHG; encoded by the coding sequence ATGTTTAAAGCAATGAATTTAGATGATAGCACTGGTAAAAGTGCAAGTCAGGTCACTGATACAGAGAAAGTAAAATGTTTAATTATTGGATCAGGTCCTGCGGGTTATACTGCCGCAATTTATGCTGCACGTGCAAATCTTAGCCCGGTTATGTACGAAGGTCTTCAGCCTGGAGGACAATTAACCACTACCACTGAAGTCGAAAATTTTCCGGGATATCCTGAAGGAATTACTGGGCCAGTGTTGATGGAAGATTTAAAAGCGCAGGCAGCTCGTTTCGGAACCGATATTCGTTGGGGACTGGCAACCAAAGTTGATTTTTCCGGACCTGTTCATAAAGTATGGATCGACGAGAATAAGATTGTTGAATCGGAGGTTGTTATTATTGCGACCGGAGCTACTGCCAAATACCTTGGAATCGATGACGAGAAAAAATATGCAGGTAGCGGAGTTTCAGCCTGTGCAACTTGCGATGGATTTTTCTATCGGGGAAAAGATATTGCTGTTGTAGGTGGTGGCGATACGGCTGCTGAGGAGGCCATTTATCTGGCAGGTTTGGTGAATAAGGTTTATTTGATTGTCAGAAGAAATGAACTTCGTGCTTCTAAAGTAATGCAGGAACGGGTATTCCGTACAAAGAACATTGAAGTGTTGTGGGAACATCAAACAAAAGGCCTGATTGGGGATGGAGTTGTTGAGGGCGCAATTTTATGGAAAAAGAAAGGTACTCCTGAAGAAGAAGAAGTCACCATTAAAATTGATGGATTCTTTTTGGCTATCGGACACAAACCTAATTCAGACTTTGTGAAAGAATATATTGATACCGACGAGGTTGGCTACATAAAAACAATTCCAGGAAGTTCAAAAACGAATGTTTCCGGGGTATTTGCCTGTGGTGATGTTCAGGATTCAATCTACCGTCAGGCAGTTACAGCCGCCGGTTCGGGTTGTATGGCAGCAATGGATGCTGAGCGGTATCTTTCGGAAAAACACGGATAA
- a CDS encoding glycosyltransferase family 4 protein, which produces MNVLMFGWEFPPNISGGLGTACYGIVKGLSECHDVHVTFVIPKSQGNELLADKLQLISADKVNIGNESIPNIIWKNISFHHVQSKLVPYLTPEIFSQTHELVYKDELIENKSKGVRIKFSGKYGPNLFDEINNYALVAKTIALENQFELIHAHDWLTFPAAVAAKKISGKPLIVHVHSTDYDRSGGAINPDIFAIEKQGMEEADKIIVVSNRIRDRLTEQYNIPDNKIITIYNGIEPQTDEHDQALHQPRKNKIVTFLGRITIQKGPEYFVDVARMIIHRMKNVHFVMAGNGEMRNNIIELSAKYGISNRLHFTGFLNGPEVTEMLRRSDLFIMPSVSEPFGIVPLEAMQANVPVIISLQSGVSEVIRNVIKTDFWDVHAMADAIHGILKYKKLSATLIAEGKQEVSKLSWNNPTSQIKQVYLNELLKTAS; this is translated from the coding sequence ATGAATGTACTCATGTTCGGTTGGGAATTTCCTCCAAACATATCAGGCGGGTTAGGTACTGCTTGCTATGGTATCGTCAAAGGACTGTCCGAATGTCATGATGTACATGTAACTTTTGTAATTCCAAAATCTCAGGGTAACGAACTTTTGGCTGATAAACTTCAACTGATCAGTGCCGACAAGGTTAATATTGGCAATGAATCCATACCAAACATTATCTGGAAGAACATCAGTTTTCATCACGTACAATCAAAGCTTGTGCCCTATCTCACTCCTGAAATTTTTTCACAAACTCATGAATTAGTTTACAAAGACGAGTTAATCGAAAATAAATCAAAGGGGGTCAGAATAAAATTTTCAGGTAAATATGGTCCAAATCTATTTGATGAGATAAATAATTATGCACTAGTTGCAAAAACGATTGCTCTCGAAAACCAATTTGAACTGATACATGCCCACGATTGGCTTACATTTCCGGCGGCTGTTGCAGCTAAAAAAATCTCAGGAAAACCACTTATCGTTCATGTGCATTCAACTGATTATGATCGAAGTGGAGGAGCAATTAATCCGGATATTTTTGCCATCGAGAAACAGGGAATGGAAGAAGCTGACAAAATAATTGTAGTTAGCAACCGAATAAGAGACAGGTTAACAGAGCAATACAACATTCCGGATAACAAAATAATCACTATTTACAATGGCATTGAACCTCAAACAGATGAACATGACCAAGCATTGCATCAACCTCGCAAGAATAAAATAGTAACATTTTTAGGACGCATTACAATTCAAAAAGGTCCCGAATACTTTGTTGATGTTGCACGAATGATCATTCATAGAATGAAGAATGTACATTTTGTGATGGCAGGAAATGGCGAAATGAGGAATAATATTATTGAATTAAGTGCAAAATATGGCATTAGCAATCGGTTACATTTCACTGGTTTTCTGAATGGACCTGAAGTTACAGAAATGCTCCGGCGAAGCGACCTGTTTATTATGCCGTCGGTATCCGAACCCTTTGGTATTGTGCCTCTTGAAGCGATGCAAGCCAATGTTCCTGTTATCATTTCGCTGCAATCAGGAGTTTCTGAAGTAATTCGAAATGTAATAAAAACCGATTTTTGGGATGTTCATGCCATGGCTGATGCAATTCATGGAATTCTTAAATACAAAAAATTATCGGCAACGCTTATTGCTGAAGGGAAACAGGAAGTCAGCAAACTCAGTTGGAACAATCCAACCAGTCAAATCAAACAAGTTTACCTGAATGAACTTTTAAAAACAGCCTCCTGA